TGATATTGTTCAGGGCCACCCTGGAGTAGGTGGTGAGCCTGGTTTGCCAGGAGTGGATGGCTGTAATGGGACAAGGGGTCAACCAGGTGTTCCTGGTATTCCTGGTTTTGATGGTCTCCATGGGCCCCCGGTGAGTAAAAGTCCTGTTCTAATGTTTCTGTAGCCATTATTTTGGAGTGAGACATTCAAATGTCTTTCTTGAACCTTTTGACAAAAATTAGAGGTTCTAACCAGGTTATGCAGCAAAGTAAATAATaggctaaaacatgcaaaatcatCGGTAGCCACATTCATTTTGAACAGTTCTATAGTATGCAATTTACGTCCAATGTCAGCATTCAGGGGCAATGCAGGACATACACTCATAGTGCAACAGCCAATCACGTGGCAGCAGTGTAGTGCATAAAATCAAGCAGATGCAGGTCAGGTGCTTCAGATTATGTTCACATCGAACATCAGAAAGGGGagaaaatgtgatctcagtgacttggACTGAGGCTTGCTTGTTGGTGCCAAACAGTCtgttttgagtatttctgaaactgctgatctcctgggattttcatgGACAACAGTTTGCAGAGTTTACTTAGAAACATCCAGTGAGTGGCAGTCCTACAGATTGAAACACCTTGTCGTTGAGAAAGGTTGGAGGAGACTGGCCAGATTGATTCAAGCTGACAGAAAAGCTAAAATGCATCAGAATGCACAAAAGGTCAAATGTTGGGGTGGAATAGCTAAAAAGAAGTATTGAAGACTTTGgcttcaacagcatgaatccatggacccaacctgaCCATCCAAGCTGGTGGTGATGTAGTGGTGTAGGTAATGTTCTCTTGGTACACTTTGGGACCCTTAATACTAATTATCATTCATTGTTTGAATCCCATCACTATGCTTATTTAAGTATTGTTGATCATGTGCATTTCTCCATGTCCACAATTTACTATCTTGTAATGGCCACCTGTTGGAAAGATTAGAATGTGTCTAATGTCAacatttactttctcctcttgtCAGGGATTACCTGGACCTAAAGGAAGTAAAGGCGAACCCGTGAATGGTGGTTCACTTCCAGGACTTCCTGTACGTTCTCCTTCACCAGAAAAGCTCAAATTACTATGGGTTGTTGAAGTTCAAACCCCCTCTATATGTTCAGtgtcatattttaaatttacCAAGTCTATATAAAGATTCTCATCTTTATGTCTTAtcctttcctttttgttttacagggGCAGtgtgggagagatggagagccTGGTTTacctgtatgtttttttttttgtttgtttgtttttttttaagagcagTAGTTCTCTGTGCTATTATTCTAATACAAAAATCATGTAAATCATGGATTTAAAATCTTCTACTCTGCTTATGGTTAAGTTGACTCATCTTAATGTTTGCTCCTTTGATCACATAACggtggttttgtttgtttgttttgtttaattactTAGGGAAGACGAGGAGACATTGGGCCCAAAGGCTACCCTGGCTTTCCTGGTCCTCTGGGACCTGAGGTAAAAATTctcatttttttattatgtagGTTTATGACTTACAAGATCATATATCGCTGTATATTATTGTACATTAATGCACATGAACAGCATGTAGCAATATATAAAAGCACCTGTATCCATAATCCACATCATGAGATGAAATGTAATGctttatatttgaaaatatgtgtatgtatgtgtggttCTGTTTAGGGGATGGAAGGACCTGAAGGTGCCAGAGGACCACCAGTGAGTCACCTGCTTTGGCAGTGCAtgctgtaacaaaaaaaaatcttgcccACTCATATGTCCACACAAGCACAAAACCTTACTAAGTTTTTGGTTGTTATGTAGGGCAATCCTGGAGGATCACTGGCAGGCGATAAAGGTGACGATGTAAGGAACCATTTTGACCCTTGACAGCTGTGGTTTCAGGGTTttgcactctgtgtgtgtgtgtgtgtgtgtatgtgtatgtgtatccaGCCTATAACCATCTTCACCTCTTTAATTCCATATTCCAGGGAGAACAAGGCCCACCTGGCCCCCAAGGAACAGAAGAAGTCATAGAATTTCCTCAAGACTTTCTTCCACCCAAAGGTTACAAGGTGAAGACAAAGCCCTCATTTATATGCATAAAAGACTGCTGATTTTTAGCTCCTTCATAGACCTGTATATAGAAAAATCCAGCTTAATTCatatatttaaaggttttaggGCAACCCATTCATTTCAATCAGTCCAAACAGTATCACCATGTTGCATCAGAATTTAAAAGTCACCTATCAAACTCTATcttctccattttgtttttttcactttgttccCTTTTTTGCTTCTCAGGGAGAGAAAGGTCTTCCTGGACAATGTGGACCAAAGGGCAAAATGGTGAGTTATATCCTATATGTTAGCATGCGGGCATgtctgagagaggaaaaaagcatttgatttgattcttttttcctcattagAGTGACATAGGAGACTACATTGGGGAAGAAATGAAGGGGGAGCAAGGAGTTTTTGGATTTCCTGGGATTCCAGTAGGTGACTTAAATCAGACTGTCCCATGATTTTAGACAAATATatccatatattttttttacccctaccccccaccccctggcTCCATTTCTGCTCTAGGGGTCTCCAGGATTTCCTGGTAGAGATGGACCAACAGGACCTGAGGTACACCTGTTATATGAAACCTTCCCTTGTGTTCCTATAATATTCTATAATTTTTTCAGGTTAAATACAATGATATGTTTTCAGGGTTTACGTGGAGAGAAAGGACTTCCAGGGCTCATTGGAAGAACTGGACCTAAGGTGAGCATTGTATAAACATGTAAGCAACTTGGTGAAACCTAAAGGATTTAAACATGCACCTGTATTCTTCAGCAAAATAGATAGATGCTTGTTGGCATCTTTACTttaaaagtgaagaaaaaactATGTTTCCTTGTCTGCTGCCCTCCTGTGGTTGCTCAGTGGGACAGATCTCATCTTTAGAAAATGTCTGTACATTGGGAACATTTTCTATTTAGGTATTTGTCTCTGTCCTTGCATCCAACAGGGTTACTCGGGAGATCCAGGTCTCCCTGGTCCCCTGTCCTTTCATAATGGAAGTAATGCCAGAGGTGAGACCAATACACTCTTTGATTGAGCTAAGTGTGGCTGCTGGTAGCACTGTCCTAGTCAAAATTTTCCATTTGTaatataataaatgaaatatttccttGAATTCCTGAAAGTCAACTAGTTTACATCCTTGGTCTTACCGTTATggcaaatatactgtatttttcaggTGCTAAAGGTAAGCAAGGTTATCCAGGATCACCTGGACTCCCAGGCGATCCTGGGGACATGGGCATGCATGGACCTCCTGGCCCACCAGGTTTAACGGCACCAGGTCAGAGTTCAGCCTTTGTCTCGGTTCTCTATCTTTCAGGTCACTTATGTCTTTAAGTACTACATATCACTGTGTATGTTATTCAGTCAACTATTTCTCTGCTCATGCTGGCTCAGTAGTTCATTTTTGCCACAAAGTTGCTGACACAGCTGAGGACCCAAGCAGACTTTATTTGTAACTGaggcacagaaaataaaaacatttttccctCCAAGGAGTAAAAATACCAGTTTAAAAGTCATAGGTACATTCCTTCCAGGAGTTGGTTGCAGTGTACACCTAGTATGAATCAAACTCTTGACAACATTTCTTGGTTGCATTACAGCTAGGTCTTGACTCAAAatatattgttttctttttgtttcacacCAGACATCTTAAGCCTACCTTATTTGAAATTTCATATTATCTCTCATGCCTTTCTAGAGGTGCCAGGTCTGCCTGGTCCACATGGGCCACTTGGTCCAAAGGGCTACAAGGGGGAGCCAGGGAGATTTAATGACTTTGAAATGAATCCGCTCCCAGGACCTAAGGGAACTAAAGGACTCCCTGGACCTAAAGGTGTTATAGGCCTTCCTGGTCGTCCAGGTATATCTGTTCTCACAGCTCATGAGTCTCTTGTATGTGTTAGTTAATCTCAcaattgttattttaaaagttGTTAGCTTGtcagatgtttgtgttcatttgaatTAGGACTTAActtctggtgtgtgtgtgtgtgtgtgtgtgtgtgtgtgtgtgtgtgtgtgtgtgcacgtgcatgtATGGTATGGCATCTGATCAGGATGTGGAGGTaagtttttgatttatttacttatatttATCTAGTTTTATTCAATTCTGCATTcaaattacttttaatttacGTTGGTCATATTTGTGATAATAATCCCACAGATTATTACTGTGAACCTGGTTACCCTGGTGACCCTGGTGACCCAGGAAACAAAGGATCTCCTGGATACAAAGGGCTCAAAGGAATTAAAGGTGATCTGCGATTATTTGTGTGCATTGGCTAATTGCACAAGCAGAGACTGTGCTCTTCTCTGTGCCTACCAAGCTCTGATAGAATCTAAAATCATCCTGTGGGAATGTACTGTAACTGAACTCAAAAAGATTTGTGATATTCTACAGTATAActtaatgagtgtgtgtgggtgggtgagaATGTAAAgttgtacagtatatgatgtTGCTGCATCATTTTTGCCATCCCTGTCTTCTGCAGGTTGTCCAGGGGAATGTGAATGTAGGTCTGGTGGGGGAAGCTTAGGGTTTCCTGGTCCACCTGGTTATCCAGGACCCCCAGGGTTACCTGGAGCTCAAGGGCTTAAAGGGGATCCAGGACTGAAAGGAGATGTGGGCCCAAGAGGACCACAAGTAAGGAAAGGATAGCAGGATTCAAGTTATATAATCAAATGGCATTTTCTATAACATGTTTAAAAGTCTGTTCTTTGGTATACCTACAACAAAACATAGGCTTGTGTTGGATTTTGTATTTTCTAGGGCTTTTCAGGACTTTCTGGTTTAAAAGGACACAAGGGTCAGAAAGGTGACTCTTATGTAGTAGGAGGTAAAGGTGAGCATATGTTAAAGCCAAAACTCTACCATACACTGTAATATTATACAAGCAAAGTTTTGTGTTATAGGTATTTTAAATACTGGTAAACATCAGCATTGCAGAGGATGGGATCATTCTCAAGATGTTAttccatttttaatgttttgcaaATACTACAGTAAAAGAATCACAGTGCACTGTGTTCTGCACAGTCCTTTCAATACAACAGCAGATTGAAATAAAAGTTGTATTTGTTCATTGGTAACctattctgtttgttttttgaaacaAACATGCCTGTACTAATagttatttaacatttacaatCTAATATCTGCTGCCTCTTCTTGTTGAAAGGTGCCAAAGGTGACCAAGGTGTGCCTGGGCATGCTGGTCCTCCTGGAGCAACAGGTAGGCCAGGATGGGATGGTCCCCCTGGCCTTCCAGGTGACCCTGGACCACCAGTAAGAGAGTACATTTTGAATACTATAGATGTAATTTGCTGTAGAGATGGTatgattaaaatgatttcaattgtaaaaatgtttgtttgttacactttttttttttttttttttttttttttttttttcagggcaCAGGATATACAGGATTACCTGGTCCCAGAGGTCACCCTGGTGTTCCTGGACCCAAAGGGTTTCCAGGGATTGCAGGCCCCACAGGTCCTAGTTTTCCAGGCCCTATGGGGCCACTTGGATCTAAAGGAAATCAGGGATATCCTGGCCCCCCAGGAATTCCTGGACGGACAGGCCCTCCAGGTCAGACTGGATTTAATTCAGACACCCTTTCCCATATTAAGCCATGTGTCATGGGCTCAAAAAGCATGTTGTATTTCTGTCACCAGGTGAAATTGAGGAATGCTGTCATGAGGATGAGATTGGATCACCTGGTCCTAAGGGTGAGCCAGGTTCCTCAGGTAAGTCTTAGGGGTGTTAGACatgagatgttaaaaaaaataattaaaatcataaaatcattgTTTGTTGGCCATTCCACTGCCATGTCTATTGATCTGACTTTTAGAAAGTTCACAGACTTACTAAGGCACGTATTGTGAAAGAAACATGGTTTATGACCCTTGAAACATTGCTGGTCCATGTTGCAATTAAATTTTCATCTGGTGTCTAATAGGGATTCCAGGTCAGCCAGGAAGAGAAGGTCTTCCAGGAGCTCCAGGACATGCAGGCCATAAAGGCATGAGAGGAGATGACGGTGATCCTGTAGGGACTGGACTGCCAGGTAATGGCTCTCTAAAATATTGCCAATTTTAAATTATACAcaaattttaaaagatttttcttAATTAGAAGTTCCAGGTTTAAGCTTGTGGATCATCAAGCATCAGTTCTTTGTATGCTAAGTATCTTTTGTTGGTAAAAGGACCTCCAGGTTTAAATGGGGACCCAGGTGACCCTGGTCTCAGGGGAATTAGCCTTGAAGGCCATCCAGGACCTCCTGGTTTACCAGGACTCCCAGGCAGGAAGGGTTTCCCAGGAGATGTCCTCTCTGCTAGTCCAGGTGCTACTGGCCCACCTGGTCACCCTGGGGCTATAGGGACAAAAGGACCTCGTGGCCTTCCTGGAAACTCAGGATTTCCAGGtgaattttatttgtgtataagtgaacacaaacaaatcactCAATGGCTTAGGTTTCAGTTAATGTGGCCTGTATCACAAAAGTACCAGTGTGCTTACAGTACACTGTAAGTACTTGGGGTATACTTCCCAttgtttactgtatgttgtaatTGGTGCTTTGGAATCACAGGTGTACAAGGCCAACCTGGACAACCAGGCAGTAAAGGAGAGCCAGGCATCAGTGGTGACCCTGGTGCCACCGGTGTCCCAGGaacttgtactgtatgtgagcTGTATGGATATCCAGGTCCTCCAGGACCTCCAGGAAACCCTGGACGCCTGGGAGTACCAGGTGatcacacagcaacaacaggcaAAATTATGGACGTGATGCTGTCACCCTGACTGTCCCCTCAGGATTTTATCAAATCCGAATACATATTTTGCTGTGTGTCCATCTAACCATCCACGAACATATTTATCTCAATTACGTGTTTTAATGTTGCTTAGGATTCATTGGTCAGAAGGGTTTGAAGGGAGATATTGGTCCACCTGGTCACGGACAGAGGGGTCCTCAAGGTTTCCCTGGCCCTCCTGGTGGGCCAGGTTCCCCTGGACCACAAGGCACCACAGGCCCTCCAGGAGATCCTGGAATTGATGGCTGGCCAGGACCAAAAGGTGACCTACTGTTCCATCTTGATTTTGTTAAAAGCTATATCTTTTTACTTGATCATTTGATCATTTCACTGTATTgcctctcacattcacactgagaCACTATCAACTTGCTTTTACGAACCCAGTCAGCTGCACCTGTACCTCTGTGCATACACCTCCCAGACCCTGACAGTAATCATAGCATCTGATCACCATGTTTTCCATCACCACCAGCTTCACACTTGAACCTGGAGGTGTAACTAACCTACTGACTTACCCTAAAAGTTGTCCCCAAATTCAAGCAATAGCTCCTCAAAAAGTCTACAATGAATGtagtttacatttacattttatcaacAATGCTCTGTCTGTAGACTATTCTGTCTAGACTGACTGAAAGTAGACTTTCCCCTCACTTCATCTAGGTGAAACAGGCTACCCTGGCAAGGCTGGGGCAAGAGGTTTACCAGGTCGACCTGGACCTCCAGGACTCAGAGgtaaacagggagagagaggctttACTGGCCGACCGGGTGGCACAGGAGACCCAGGATTGCCTGGTTCTAAAGGTAAGTGTTGCAGTCCATTTCACCTTGACCTGGTTGTCCACCATACttccaaaacaaaacttttcatTGTACTTTCAGTGTTCTTTATGAAGCAGACTGGCATACATTTTGTCTCACCTTTGTGATCTATTCAGGATTACGTGGTCCCCCAGGATTACCAGGCCTATTAGGGATTGTGAATGTGACAAAAGGCCCAGCGGGACTTTCAGGAAGGAGGGGGCTGCCAGGCCAAAAAGGACTTGCAGGCAATGGAGCTCTCTCATAACTtagacatcttttttttttttttttttttaaacaagattGTCACATTGTCATTGTCACTTGATGAATTGGATTGACATACAGATTGTAATAAATAGTGTAAGGATTGCATAActtcttatttgttttgttctttacagGCTCAAATGGCACAAGAGGAATACCAGGTGACTCAGGGCCTGATGGAAGGCCTGGTCCACCAGGGTGTAAGGGCAACACTGGTCCTCCAGGCAGGGCAGGAATACCAGGACCTCCTGGATCCTCTGGAATCAAAGGTTTCCCTGGTCCAAGGGGACATTCTGGGCATAGTGGAGATCCGGTACACAATGAACCCAATTTACTGAATTCACATTTCAGTAATGGGTTTTTAGTATCTTCTCAGTCTATATACAGAGACACTAAAAACAGATGCCACTTGAGTCACATTCagttaaacaacaaaattacaCGTCGAACAGAGGACCAGCAGCATATAATTTGTGATAGTTCCAGCTGTCTGTAATGCACAGCTATTCAGTGCCACACCATCTTTTGTGGGGACTCCAGTGTGGATTAAGTTTTTGGCTGGTCCTAGATAGCTTATGTTGTCTTTCCAATCTTGAATGCAGCTTTGATGTACATAATTTAGAGGACAAGTAATATTAAACAATTTGAATGTGTATTGAATGTTTTGTTACAGGGAGATCCAGGGCCTACAGGACATAGGGGTATACCAGGGCTACGAGGATTTCCGGGTATGAAAGGTGAGTGACAAGACGGGTAATTTTTATACTTACATATACGTAATTGATTTCAtgtcaggagaaaaaaaaatctacaacaGGATATGAATCTACAGCACACTGGAGTCGAGGCTTTCTCAGTATTTCATACTCGTTTCTTTGACTAGGACTAAACCAGATGAAATCTTTCCAAATCTTTTCCAGGTGAGCCAGGGCTATCTACTGGACAACCTGGTCCGCCCGGACCCAAAGGATCCCAAGGGGAGAGTGTATCCTGTGGTGAGTTAAGAAAATGCCTCACACAACAGAAGAACTACTTAGAAAATACTTCAAATTATGAAAAGGGACTAGAACATCTTTAGCACACGTCTTGAAAGAGGTTTGTTAGTTTCCTTGACTATATCCATTAAGTTAATATGTAATAGCTAATACATTTATATCCACAAAATATCCTCCATTTCCTCCAGGAATCATAGGAAGCCCAGGAGATCCAGGTGACCCAGGACTCAGGGGGATGCCAGGACAGCCTGGGCAACTAGGTATTCCCGGGGAACCAGGAGCACCAGGAGGACAAGGTGATTTCCAGTGAAATTTGAATTGGAGAACTCTTACAAATTCATATTTGACCCTCATGCAATTAAAACAATAAGACTCAATTCTGACACTCAATTCTGTTTATGATCTCAAGTAATTAGAATTTTGTGCTTTAGATATACATGGTGCACATGTCTGTgcacatatgtatgtgtgtgtgtttccatacAGGCTTGCCAGGGCCTCGTGGCCAACCAGGCCTTCCTGGTTTTCCAGGTATTCCAGGTGATCATGGAGGTGTGGGACCACAGGGCCCATGTGGCCCATATGGACCTCCAGGTACTGACACAATATCCATTGTCCAACATTCCATCTCCTATTATTGAATTGgcagggcacacacacacacacacacacacatagtgttAATTTGATTTTGCTTGTATTGGCTATCACCTTACGTAAAGGTTTTCTAATGATGCTGCCAAAAAGAGACAGTCATGCTACTGTAAGATGTGCACAACAGACTTAAAATGAAAGCTGTATTTATCTTACTATGTTTTCAAGTAATATCTCTGAAGACacagggaaagagggaaaacatatactgcaaaaaaaaaaaaaaaaaaaaaaatcctgttgttGGGAAACTGTTTTTGAGTGGTGAAGACACCCAACAAGATTATTCTTGTGTTGTATTGTGATCTTATGTCAGGTCCCCCTGGACCACCAGGTCTGGATGGATTGGATGGGCTTAGAGGTCAAAAAGGGATGAAAGGGGCAAGTGGTAAGATCAGtcattttcattaatttcttTGCATGTCTTTCATTCAATTGTTGGTATTGAGTTTTCTTCATATGGCATAAAATAAATTGTCTTGAATAGGAATACTGAAGTTTACAGTCAACTAAACCCTGTTCAGCATTTATTGTTCCACTTAAATCTTCCTAAAAAGTGTAAGCAGTATCATTATGTGTAATCCATACATGAGCACATGCCACTGTGTCTTAAATGTACTCATTTATCATTTCAAGGCATAGATGTGCCTGGCCCACCAGGACCAAATGGTTTCCCTGGAGTCAAAGGTCTGCAAGGCCGTCCAGGACCTCCAGGAGCCATTTCTCCTGGGCCTAAAGGCCCAAGAGGCCCATCTGGTGACACAGGTATATCAATCTATTATATTATTCTATAATAGTCAATCTGCTGCACCAGTCTATAAGGATATGGgacaacacacatttaaaaatgtcagtgtatttaTTGGATTTACTTTTACAATAGAAAGTGCTTGAAAATATAGGTGAAATGAAGACTTGAAAGCAAACATTTCTAagcaaatttacatttttagtaGTATGTCTCATATAGGCATACAATTTACAAAACTGTTATGACACTCTCCATTTGTTGGGTGTGGTTACTGCCTCATTCCTCTATGCATTCTGTGAGAGAAGGAATTAAACTTTCTATATTTCAGGTCCTCCAGGCCCGCCAGGTGTACCAGGCTACCCTGGCATGGAATGTTTCACACCTTCACCAGGGCCCCATGGAGATATAG
The DNA window shown above is from Lates calcarifer isolate ASB-BC8 linkage group LG4, TLL_Latcal_v3, whole genome shotgun sequence and carries:
- the LOC127138992 gene encoding collagen alpha-4(IV) chain, producing the protein MRSSVIIVTLCLLRWILVLAMFIQQLTAGSIGGSCEGRDCSSCSCLPAKGARGVPGKPGAQGPPGPMGPRGHEGPLGEKGRMGAEGLHGPEGPKGGRGKTGAPGFPGNDGLPGHPGVGGEPGLPGVDGCNGTRGQPGVPGIPGFDGLHGPPGLPGPKGSKGEPVNGGSLPGLPGQCGRDGEPGLPGRRGDIGPKGYPGFPGPLGPEGMEGPEGARGPPVSHLLWQCML
- the LOC127142339 gene encoding collagen alpha-1(X) chain, with the translated sequence MDQQDLRVYVERKDFQGSLEELDLRVTREIQVSLVPCPFIMEVMPEVRPIHSLIELSVAAGAKGKQGYPGSPGLPGDPGDMGMHGPPGPPGLTAPEVPGLPGPHGPLGPKGYKGEPGRFNDFEMNPLPGPKGTKGLPGPKGVIGLPGRPVLFNSAFKLLLIYVGHICDNNPTDYYCEPGYPGDPGDPGNKGSPGYKGLKGIKGCPGECECRSGGGSLGFPGPPGYPGPPGLPGAQGLKGDPGLKGDVGPRGPQGFSGLSGLKGHKGQKGDSYVVGGKGAKGDQGVPGHAGPPGATGRPGWDGPPGLPGDPGPPGTGYTGLPGPRGHPGVPGPKGFPGIAGPTGPSFPGPMGPLGSKGNQGYPGPPGIPGRTGPPGEIEECCHEDEIGSPGPKGEPGSSGKS
- the LOC108883500 gene encoding collagen alpha-5(IV) chain, which gives rise to MRGDDGDPVGTGLPGPPGLNGDPGDPGLRGISLEGHPGPPGLPGLPGRKGFPGDVLSASPGATGPPGHPGAIGTKGPRGLPGNSGFPGVQGQPGQPGSKGEPGISGDPGATGVPGTCTVCELYGYPGPPGPPGNPGRLGVPGFIGQKGLKGDIGPPGHGQRGPQGFPGPPGGPGSPGPQGTTGPPGDPGIDGWPGPKGETGYPGKAGARGLPGRPGPPGLRGKQGERGFTGRPGGTGDPGLPGSKGLRGPPGLPGLLGIVNVTKGPAGLSGRRGLPGQKGLAGSNGTRGIPGDSGPDGRPGPPGCKGNTGPPGRAGIPGPPGSSGIKGFPGPRGHSGHSGDPGDPGPTGHRGIPGLRGFPGMKGEPGLSTGQPGPPGPKGSQGESVSCGIIGSPGDPGDPGLRGMPGQPGQLGIPGEPGAPGGQGLPGPRGQPGLPGFPGIPGDHGGVGPQGPCGPYGPPGPPGPPGLDGLDGLRGQKGMKGASGIDVPGPPGPNGFPGVKGLQGRPGPPGAISPGPKGPRGPSGDTGPPGPPGVPGYPGMECFTPSPGPHGDIGYQGPSGLPGGPGEQGPPGSGISAKGDQGPLGLPGLPGHKGEKGLPGPPGPQSHSGFVGPKGERGPTGPMGAVGPKGQQGLPGRPGRKGQPGPPGNMGIKGARGDSQISGHLWMAPYGPPGLPGSPGSQGFPGDVGPPGTPGRKGEKGPKGSMGLPGLPGPAGHNGSVGDPGESGQRGFTGPQGIPGPPGNPGEPGCRGALRSGFLLVIHSQSIQVPRCPEGSGQLWVGYSLVYLEGQGKAYTQDLGQAGSCLPVFSTMPFSYCNNAACHYSSRNDKSSWLSTTAPIPMMPLFGQEINTHISRCVVCETVSPAVAFHSQDHTIPTCPPGWRSLWMGYSFFLYTGAGDRGGGQSLTSSGSCLKDFRTHPVIECQGARGSCHYFANLYSYWLTTVSPKEQPATIKAADQQRRKASQCHVCLREK